A genomic stretch from Oleomonas cavernae includes:
- the htpG gene encoding molecular chaperone HtpG: MAVEAKAAEGVETRGFEAEVARLLHLMVHSVYSEKEIFLRELISNASDACDRLRYAALTEPALTADDPGFRVELAIDKDGRRLTIADNGIGMSHDELVANLGTIARSGTSAFVEQLSGDESKDVNLIGRFGVGFYSVFMVASSVEVVSRKAGSPEAWSWTSDGAGTYAMRHAVREGRGTTITLTLRTGEDEFLDAWRLKKIVKTYSDHIALPVILKGEGEEGADETLNAASALWTRPKAEITPEQYGEFYRHVGHAMDEPWATVHWKAEGTIEYTGLLFIPTNRPFDLFDPKRESRLKLYVRRVFITDNCEALLPGYLRFVRGVVDSADLPLNISREMLQESALTAKIRAGLIKKILSELDKRAADAEAYKAFWDAFGAVLKEGLYEDFERREQVLKLARFRTTKSGEGVISLADYVARMRPNQTAIHFITGDAAGVGHSPQLEAFKARDIEVLLLTDPIDDFWTGVGLDFDGKPFQSVTRGDIDLSLIPEAAGGTQAEAAPDADIATLIAAAKLALGEQVKDVRVSKRLTDSPVCLVADSGDMDMHLARLLRAHKGADAAGAKAVRILEINPRHPLVKALAERATRPGATDALEDAAHLLLDQARIIEGEGPSDPVAFARRLSDVMVRAVA; the protein is encoded by the coding sequence ATGGCGGTAGAGGCAAAGGCGGCTGAAGGCGTCGAAACCCGTGGCTTTGAAGCGGAAGTGGCGCGGCTTCTGCACCTGATGGTGCATTCGGTCTATTCCGAGAAGGAAATCTTCCTCCGCGAGCTGATCTCCAATGCCTCCGACGCCTGCGACCGTTTGCGCTATGCCGCCCTGACCGAACCGGCGCTGACCGCCGATGACCCGGGCTTCCGGGTCGAACTCGCGATCGACAAGGACGGCCGCCGCCTGACCATCGCCGACAACGGCATCGGCATGAGCCATGACGAGCTGGTCGCCAATTTAGGCACGATCGCCCGCTCGGGCACCTCCGCCTTTGTCGAGCAGCTCTCGGGCGACGAATCCAAGGACGTCAACCTGATCGGCCGCTTCGGCGTCGGCTTCTATTCCGTGTTCATGGTCGCCTCGTCGGTCGAGGTGGTCTCGCGCAAGGCGGGCAGCCCCGAGGCCTGGAGCTGGACCTCGGACGGGGCCGGCACCTATGCCATGCGTCACGCCGTCCGCGAGGGCCGCGGCACCACCATCACCCTGACCCTGCGCACAGGCGAGGATGAATTCCTCGACGCCTGGCGCCTGAAGAAGATCGTCAAGACCTATTCCGATCATATCGCCCTGCCCGTGATCCTGAAGGGCGAGGGCGAGGAGGGGGCGGACGAGACGCTGAATGCCGCCTCCGCCCTGTGGACAAGGCCCAAGGCGGAGATCACGCCCGAGCAGTACGGCGAATTCTATCGCCACGTCGGCCATGCCATGGACGAGCCCTGGGCCACCGTTCATTGGAAGGCCGAGGGCACGATCGAATACACCGGCCTGCTGTTCATCCCCACCAACCGGCCCTTCGACCTGTTCGATCCCAAGCGGGAATCGCGGCTTAAGCTCTATGTCCGGCGCGTCTTCATCACCGACAATTGCGAAGCCCTGCTGCCCGGCTATCTGCGCTTTGTCCGCGGCGTCGTCGATTCGGCCGACCTGCCCTTGAACATCTCGCGTGAGATGCTGCAGGAAAGCGCCCTGACCGCCAAGATCCGCGCCGGCCTGATCAAGAAGATCCTGTCCGAGCTCGACAAGCGCGCCGCCGACGCCGAGGCCTACAAGGCGTTCTGGGATGCGTTCGGCGCCGTGCTGAAGGAAGGCCTCTACGAGGATTTCGAACGGCGCGAGCAGGTCCTGAAACTGGCCCGCTTCCGCACCACCAAGTCGGGCGAGGGCGTGATCAGTCTGGCCGACTATGTCGCCCGCATGCGGCCCAACCAGACCGCGATCCATTTCATCACCGGCGATGCGGCCGGAGTCGGCCATTCGCCGCAACTCGAGGCCTTCAAGGCGCGCGATATCGAAGTCCTGCTGCTGACCGACCCGATCGACGATTTCTGGACCGGGGTGGGCCTGGATTTCGACGGCAAGCCGTTCCAGTCGGTCACCCGCGGCGACATCGACCTGTCGCTGATCCCCGAGGCGGCGGGCGGGACACAGGCCGAGGCCGCGCCGGACGCCGACATCGCCACCCTGATCGCCGCGGCCAAGCTGGCCCTGGGCGAGCAGGTGAAGGATGTCCGCGTCTCCAAGCGCCTGACCGACAGCCCGGTCTGCCTGGTGGCCGACAGCGGCGACATGGACATGCACCTGGCCCGCCTGCTGCGCGCCCACAAGGGCGCCGATGCGGCTGGCGCCAAGGCCGTGCGCATCCTGGAAATCAACCCGCGCCACCCGCTGGTCAAGGCCCTGGCCGAACGGGCGACCCGGCCCGGCGCCACCGACGCCCTGGAGGACGCCGCCCACCTGCTGCTCGACCAGGCGCGCATCATCGAAGGCGAGGGGCCAAGCGATCCCGTCGCCTTCGCCCGCCGCCTGTCGGACGTGATGGTGCGCGCGGTGGCCTGA
- a CDS encoding M10 family metallopeptidase C-terminal domain-containing protein, whose amino-acid sequence MTGTDGNDTLFGNGANNYLGGGGGNDILDGRGGRDTIEGNRGDDRMTGGTGRDIFVFGADIGQEAWIYDIDTITDFEKGYDKIDLTAPNAMDGIGGSHENFAWIGNAEFSGAVGELRYYAEGGNTIIKGSTWHEDYPLTIVLLGAIALDASGFLLA is encoded by the coding sequence CTGACCGGCACAGACGGCAACGACACGCTCTTTGGCAACGGCGCCAACAACTACCTGGGCGGTGGCGGTGGCAACGACATTCTGGACGGCCGCGGCGGCCGCGACACGATCGAGGGCAACCGCGGCGACGATAGGATGACGGGCGGGACCGGGCGCGACATCTTCGTGTTCGGGGCCGATATCGGGCAGGAAGCCTGGATCTATGATATCGATACGATTACAGATTTTGAGAAGGGCTACGACAAGATCGATTTGACGGCCCCCAACGCGATGGACGGGATCGGCGGCTCGCACGAGAATTTCGCCTGGATCGGCAATGCCGAATTCAGCGGCGCGGTCGGCGAGCTTCGCTACTACGCCGAAGGGGGCAATACGATCATCAAGGGATCGACCTGGCATGAGGATTATCCCCTGACCATCGTCCTGCTTGGCGCGATCGCCCTCGACGCCAGCGGCTTCCTGCTGGCCTGA
- a CDS encoding cupin domain-containing protein: protein MAFDCTIPAVPSVQQDDDDVRITRWDFQPGAVTGWHEHGWPYFVVMLMAGTLRIHNGETVSDVPLAQGQAYKRPAGIRHDVMNGSQHPIAFVEIEIKRPEAVFHSAVA, encoded by the coding sequence ATGGCGTTCGACTGTACCATCCCTGCCGTGCCGAGCGTGCAGCAGGACGATGACGATGTCCGCATCACCCGCTGGGATTTCCAGCCCGGCGCGGTGACCGGCTGGCACGAGCACGGCTGGCCCTATTTCGTGGTCATGCTGATGGCCGGCACCCTGCGCATCCACAACGGCGAGACGGTCAGCGACGTGCCGCTGGCCCAGGGCCAGGCCTACAAGCGCCCGGCGGGCATCCGCCACGACGTGATGAACGGCTCCCAGCACCCGATCGCCTTCGTCGAGATCGAGATCAAGCGGCCCGAGGCGGTGTTCCATTCGGCGGTCGCATAA
- a CDS encoding NAD(P)/FAD-dependent oxidoreductase, giving the protein MDSWWAASAGLGPAAPPLDGDVTTDVAIIGGGYTGLNAALTLGREAKTSALVLDAAAIGWGASGRNGGFCCLGSSKLPWSAIIKRFGLAEAQGFFRLQVAAIEHVRSLLRDNAIDADIGPDGEARLAHHPRAAADFVADAALYRELFGVTCEIVPKEALRARGLNSAEAHGALLEPLGFPLHPLKYVHGLARLAQAAGARLHGQSPVVQWTREGRRHRLATPKGSVLADRVVVATAGFTRDALHPDFSGRLLPVLTNIITTRPLTAPERAAQGFDSLTMCADTRNLLHYFRLLPDGRMMFGARGGISATPAAQAAMRAQLIGDLGRMFPVWRGVEISHFWRGLTDLSFDLLPHLGTTEDGSVHYLLAFHGNGVAMGSLGGSLIGRRLAGQKLDLPAPIAQPIPRFPFPALRQTYLRAAYAGLGIKDRLGR; this is encoded by the coding sequence GTGGATAGTTGGTGGGCGGCCTCGGCGGGACTGGGGCCTGCGGCGCCGCCGCTCGACGGCGATGTCACCACCGATGTCGCCATCATCGGCGGCGGTTACACCGGCCTCAACGCCGCCCTGACCCTGGGGCGCGAGGCCAAGACCAGCGCCCTGGTGCTGGATGCCGCCGCCATCGGCTGGGGCGCGTCGGGGCGCAACGGTGGCTTCTGCTGCCTGGGCTCGTCCAAGCTGCCCTGGTCGGCCATCATCAAGCGCTTCGGCCTGGCCGAGGCACAGGGCTTCTTCCGCCTGCAGGTGGCGGCGATCGAGCATGTCCGCAGCCTGCTGCGCGACAATGCCATCGACGCCGACATAGGCCCCGACGGCGAGGCCAGGCTGGCCCACCATCCCCGCGCCGCCGCCGATTTCGTGGCCGATGCCGCGCTCTACCGCGAGCTGTTCGGTGTAACCTGTGAAATCGTCCCCAAAGAGGCCTTGCGCGCGCGCGGCCTGAACAGCGCCGAGGCGCATGGCGCCCTGCTGGAGCCGCTGGGCTTCCCCCTCCACCCGCTGAAATATGTCCACGGCCTGGCCCGCCTGGCCCAGGCGGCGGGCGCCCGTCTGCACGGGCAAAGCCCGGTGGTGCAGTGGACCCGCGAAGGCCGGCGCCATCGTCTGGCGACGCCCAAGGGATCGGTCCTGGCCGACCGGGTGGTGGTCGCCACCGCCGGCTTCACCCGCGATGCCTTGCACCCGGACTTCAGCGGCCGGCTGCTGCCGGTGCTGACCAACATCATCACGACCCGCCCGCTGACCGCGCCGGAGCGCGCCGCCCAGGGCTTCGACAGCCTGACCATGTGCGCCGACACCCGCAACCTGCTGCATTACTTCCGCCTGCTGCCCGACGGCCGGATGATGTTCGGCGCCCGCGGCGGCATCTCGGCCACCCCGGCGGCGCAGGCGGCGATGCGGGCGCAATTGATCGGTGATCTGGGCCGGATGTTTCCGGTGTGGCGCGGGGTCGAGATCAGCCATTTCTGGCGCGGCCTGACCGACCTGTCCTTCGACCTGCTGCCCCACCTGGGCACGACCGAGGACGGCAGCGTCCACTACCTGCTGGCCTTTCACGGCAACGGCGTCGCCATGGGTTCCCTGGGCGGCAGCCTGATCGGCCGGCGCCTGGCCGGCCAGAAGCTGGACCTGCCGGCGCCGATCGCGCAGCCCATTCCCCGCTTCCCCTTCCCCGCCCTGCGCCAGACCTACCTGCGCGCCGCCTATGCCGGGCTGGGCATCAAGGATCGGCTGGGCCGATAG
- a CDS encoding amidase family protein, with translation MEQIAAAFARQTRLYRHFNHFFDDFDVLIAPATSVAAFPHAQWYPTQVEGREMPTYMTWLAITYGVTMMEACACCLPCGLGADGLPFGLQIIGPRGSDRKVLEVALALEEVIAGDSALAIPRPDLARLATATPIKG, from the coding sequence GTGGAGCAGATCGCGGCGGCCTTTGCCCGGCAGACCCGGCTCTACCGCCACTTCAATCATTTCTTCGATGACTTCGACGTGCTGATCGCGCCCGCCACCAGCGTCGCCGCCTTCCCCCACGCGCAATGGTATCCCACCCAGGTCGAGGGCCGGGAGATGCCCACCTACATGACCTGGCTGGCCATCACTTACGGCGTCACCATGATGGAGGCCTGCGCCTGCTGCCTGCCCTGCGGCCTGGGCGCCGACGGCCTGCCCTTCGGCCTCCAGATCATCGGCCCGCGGGGATCGGACCGAAAGGTGCTGGAGGTCGCCCTGGCCCTGGAAGAGGTGATTGCGGGGGACAGCGCGCTGGCCATCCCGCGGCCGGATCTGGCCAGGCTGGCCACGGCTACGCCGATAAAGGGCTGA
- a CDS encoding aspartate aminotransferase family protein, with protein MPLFEPAQAAGLSRDELEAYWMPFTANREFKDNPRMIVAAEGSHYIDAKGRRIYDSLSGLWCTGSGHRRREIIDAVSKQIAELDYAPGFQFSHPGAFKLANKVAGMMPAGLDYVFFTGSGSESADTSLKMARAYWRLKGQPEKTKLIGRVKGYHGVNFGGVSLGGIGGNRKLYGTLLDTDHLPHTLIKENAFSKGMPEKGAELADALEELVALHDASNIAAVIVEPFSGSAGVIVPPKGYLQRLRALCDKHNILLIFDEVITGFGRTGHAFGANAFGVTPDIMNIAKGLTNGTVPMGAVVASKEIYDTFMAKGGHEYLVEFTHGYTYSGHPVACAAGLAAMEIFEKDRMAERAAQLGAYFEEAIHGLKGLKYVTDIRNFGLAGALQIESAPGEPARRPWEISMKCWEAGYYVRYGGDTIQLAPPFISEHEDIDGLMNVLGDAITSLN; from the coding sequence ATGCCGCTTTTCGAACCGGCCCAGGCGGCTGGTCTCAGCCGTGACGAGCTTGAAGCCTATTGGATGCCCTTCACCGCCAATCGGGAGTTCAAGGACAACCCGCGCATGATCGTGGCCGCCGAGGGCAGCCACTATATCGATGCCAAGGGCCGCCGGATCTATGACAGCCTGTCGGGCCTGTGGTGCACCGGCTCGGGCCACCGCCGGCGCGAGATCATCGACGCGGTCTCCAAACAGATTGCCGAACTCGACTACGCCCCCGGCTTCCAGTTCAGCCACCCGGGCGCTTTCAAGCTGGCCAACAAGGTGGCGGGCATGATGCCGGCCGGCCTCGATTATGTCTTCTTCACCGGCTCGGGCTCGGAATCCGCCGATACCTCGCTCAAGATGGCGCGGGCCTATTGGCGCCTGAAGGGCCAGCCGGAGAAGACCAAGCTGATCGGCCGGGTGAAGGGCTACCACGGCGTCAACTTCGGCGGCGTCTCGCTGGGCGGCATCGGCGGCAACCGCAAGCTCTATGGCACCCTGCTCGATACCGATCACCTGCCCCACACCCTGATCAAGGAGAACGCCTTCTCCAAGGGCATGCCCGAGAAGGGCGCCGAACTGGCCGATGCGCTCGAGGAACTTGTGGCATTGCACGACGCCTCGAACATCGCCGCGGTGATCGTCGAGCCGTTCTCGGGCTCGGCCGGCGTCATCGTGCCGCCCAAGGGCTATCTCCAGCGCCTGCGCGCGCTGTGCGACAAGCATAACATCCTGCTGATCTTCGACGAGGTCATCACCGGCTTCGGCCGCACCGGCCATGCCTTCGGCGCCAATGCCTTCGGCGTGACGCCCGACATCATGAACATCGCCAAGGGCCTGACCAACGGCACCGTGCCCATGGGCGCCGTGGTCGCGTCGAAGGAAATCTACGACACCTTCATGGCCAAGGGCGGGCACGAGTACCTGGTCGAATTCACCCATGGCTATACCTATTCGGGCCACCCGGTTGCCTGCGCCGCCGGCCTTGCCGCCATGGAGATCTTCGAGAAGGACAGGATGGCCGAACGCGCGGCCCAGCTCGGCGCCTATTTCGAGGAGGCGATCCACGGGTTGAAGGGCCTCAAATATGTCACCGACATCCGCAATTTCGGCCTGGCCGGCGCGCTTCAGATCGAAAGCGCGCCCGGCGAGCCGGCACGGCGGCCGTGGGAAATTTCCATGAAGTGCTGGGAAGCGGGTTACTATGTCCGCTATGGCGGCGACACGATCCAGCTTGCCCCGCCCTTCATCTCGGAACACGAGGATATCGACGGGCTGATGAACGTGCTGGGTGACGCCATCACCAGTCTGAATTGA
- a CDS encoding amidase family protein — protein sequence MSSTADILTTFGSVMFADNVPKQDECAVASIRRAGAIVVGKTNTPEFGAGGNTRNAVFGPTGNPYDPVLTSGGSSGGSAVVLATGMVPLASGSDFGGSLRTPSAFCGVVGFRPSPGVIPDETKVTGLSPFAVDGPMARNVTDAHLLLGAMAGHGLDDPFSGLLDPGLLKPLTPADLGATRVAFSSDLGIAAVDPANRSSFADRVARLWPHFAHAAEAQPNLSGVHEVFETLRALFMVGGYGHYLKHSPDRLGPNMRDNTTRGMALGWSRSRRPLPGRPGSTATSIISSMTSTC from the coding sequence CTGAGTTCGACCGCCGATATCCTGACCACCTTCGGCAGCGTGATGTTCGCCGACAATGTGCCCAAGCAGGACGAGTGCGCGGTGGCGTCGATCCGCCGGGCCGGCGCCATCGTGGTGGGCAAGACCAACACCCCGGAATTCGGCGCCGGCGGCAATACCCGCAATGCCGTTTTCGGCCCCACCGGCAACCCCTATGATCCCGTGCTCACCAGCGGCGGCTCGTCGGGCGGCTCGGCGGTGGTCTTGGCAACCGGCATGGTGCCCCTGGCGTCGGGTTCCGATTTCGGCGGCAGCCTGCGCACGCCGTCGGCCTTCTGCGGCGTGGTCGGCTTCCGCCCCTCGCCCGGCGTGATCCCGGACGAGACCAAGGTGACGGGCCTGTCGCCCTTCGCGGTCGACGGGCCGATGGCGCGCAACGTGACCGACGCCCATCTGCTGCTGGGGGCGATGGCCGGGCACGGCCTTGACGATCCCTTCTCCGGCCTGCTCGATCCCGGCCTGCTCAAGCCGCTGACCCCGGCGGACCTGGGCGCCACCCGCGTCGCCTTCTCGAGTGACCTCGGGATCGCGGCCGTCGATCCCGCCAACCGCAGCAGCTTTGCCGACCGCGTGGCCCGGCTGTGGCCCCATTTCGCCCATGCGGCGGAGGCCCAGCCCAACCTGTCGGGCGTGCACGAGGTGTTCGAGACCCTGCGGGCCCTGTTCATGGTCGGCGGCTATGGCCACTACCTGAAGCATTCGCCCGACCGCCTGGGCCCGAACATGCGCGACAACACCACCCGCGGCATGGCCCTGGGGTGGAGCAGATCGCGGCGGCCTTTGCCCGGCAGACCCGGCTCTACCGCCACTTCAATCATTTCTTCGATGACTTCGACGTGCTGA
- a CDS encoding matrixin family metalloprotease has translation MSEVRDYSALLSGYTLNAKARTLATGAPVFVTYSFPTTVTDEVKLTDPGAAYTWAAFNSAEITFARAALKAWGDASGITFIETKVGKGDITFNWLDFDLVGASDAAAYAYYPDIAGGLDGSLSVHPVGSDVFLSRDLRNTDFQDRDYLMHVLLHEIGHAIGLKHPFEASDYNSKTLAASLDDTRHTVMSYNGEDSSLGPFDLQAVAAMYGSNANDASNIASWSWNDTAQTLTQVGRSADDYILGISAIDIIDGKEGIDTIHGLGGADRIDGGSGNDKIYGDDGNDVLNGGLGGDKLFGGAGDDIFSVPTGRDTLDGGAGIDTLDLSTLTKGIDFYYATLKFGSEVVKVNYVEKIIGGSGNDKIQAYYLLDSDYTFMGGAGDDVLCGGQGRDRLDGGTGFDIAFLGGALGATVDLAIRGPRNWGRIPVRSSPETTTHSSISRA, from the coding sequence ATGAGCGAAGTCCGGGACTATAGCGCACTCCTGTCCGGCTATACGCTGAATGCAAAAGCACGAACCCTGGCAACGGGCGCCCCGGTATTCGTCACCTATTCATTTCCGACGACTGTCACTGACGAGGTGAAACTCACCGACCCCGGTGCCGCATACACCTGGGCGGCTTTCAACAGCGCGGAGATCACTTTTGCCCGCGCAGCCCTTAAGGCCTGGGGCGATGCCAGCGGTATCACCTTCATCGAGACGAAGGTCGGCAAGGGCGACATTACCTTCAACTGGCTGGATTTCGATCTTGTCGGCGCCTCCGACGCCGCGGCCTATGCCTACTATCCCGATATCGCCGGGGGCCTCGACGGCTCGCTGAGCGTACATCCGGTCGGCAGCGATGTTTTCCTGTCCAGGGATCTGCGGAATACGGACTTCCAGGACCGGGATTACCTCATGCACGTGCTGTTGCATGAGATCGGTCACGCCATCGGCCTGAAGCATCCGTTCGAAGCCAGCGACTACAACAGCAAGACCCTTGCCGCGTCCCTCGACGACACCAGGCATACGGTCATGAGTTACAATGGCGAGGATTCGAGCCTCGGTCCCTTCGATTTGCAGGCCGTTGCCGCGATGTACGGCAGCAACGCGAACGACGCCAGCAATATTGCCTCCTGGTCATGGAATGATACGGCGCAAACCTTGACGCAGGTCGGCCGATCGGCCGACGACTACATCCTCGGCATTTCTGCGATCGATATCATTGATGGCAAGGAAGGCATCGACACGATTCACGGCCTGGGCGGGGCCGACCGTATCGACGGTGGCAGCGGCAACGACAAGATCTATGGCGACGACGGCAACGATGTGCTGAACGGCGGCCTGGGCGGCGACAAGCTGTTCGGCGGGGCCGGAGATGATATCTTTAGCGTTCCCACCGGGCGCGACACGCTCGACGGTGGGGCCGGCATCGACACGCTCGACCTCTCAACCCTCACCAAAGGCATCGATTTTTACTACGCGACGCTCAAGTTCGGCAGCGAGGTCGTGAAGGTGAACTATGTCGAAAAGATCATCGGCGGGTCAGGAAACGACAAGATCCAGGCCTACTACCTGCTCGACAGCGACTACACATTCATGGGCGGCGCCGGCGACGACGTTCTGTGCGGCGGGCAAGGCCGGGACCGCCTGGACGGCGGCACCGGCTTTGATATCGCCTTCCTGGGCGGTGCCCTTGGCGCGACGGTGGACCTGGCCATCAGGGGGCCCAGAAACTGGGGCAGGATTCCGGTGCGTTCGTCACCCGAAACTACGACACATTCGTCAATATCGAGGGCCTGA
- a CDS encoding LysR family transcriptional regulator, with product MPRRRPVQVGPIGDVDIRLLRVFKTVVDCGGFTAAEVELNIGRAAISMHMADLEKRLGLRLCQRGRAGFSLTDEGRQVHDASLRLLASLENFRTEVNTLHARLRGALDIGIIDNLVTMPRMNVTEALRGLKAVGPDVQVNIRMIPPNEIELGVLDGRLHIGVTPALRNLPGLDYRPLYDEESLLYCGLGHPLFKRADRGISDETIAGAEAVAPIYAQTLEARALHQPLNNTATATDREGVAFLILTGRYIGYLPTHYAQLWVDQGRMRAVRPGQYRYLTEFRVVTRKGGRPNLILKTYLDLLSKGGVHGEPV from the coding sequence ATGCCGCGCAGGCGCCCTGTCCAGGTCGGGCCGATCGGCGATGTCGACATCCGCCTGCTGCGGGTGTTCAAGACCGTGGTCGATTGCGGCGGCTTCACCGCGGCCGAGGTCGAGCTGAACATCGGCCGCGCCGCCATCAGCATGCACATGGCGGATCTGGAAAAGCGCCTGGGCCTGCGCCTGTGCCAGCGCGGCCGGGCCGGCTTCTCGCTGACCGACGAGGGCCGCCAGGTGCACGACGCCTCCCTGCGCCTGCTCGCCTCCCTGGAAAATTTCCGCACCGAGGTGAACACCCTGCACGCCAGGCTGCGCGGTGCGCTCGACATCGGCATCATCGACAACCTGGTGACCATGCCGCGCATGAACGTGACCGAGGCCCTGCGCGGGCTCAAGGCCGTGGGGCCGGACGTGCAGGTGAACATCCGCATGATCCCGCCCAACGAGATCGAGCTGGGCGTGCTGGACGGGCGCCTGCACATCGGCGTGACGCCGGCCCTGCGCAACCTGCCCGGTCTCGACTACCGCCCGCTCTACGACGAGGAATCCCTGCTCTATTGCGGGCTGGGCCACCCCCTGTTCAAGCGGGCCGACCGTGGCATCAGCGACGAGACCATCGCCGGCGCCGAGGCCGTCGCGCCGATCTATGCCCAGACCCTGGAGGCGCGCGCCCTGCATCAGCCGCTGAACAACACGGCGACCGCGACCGACCGCGAAGGCGTGGCCTTCCTGATCCTGACCGGACGCTACATCGGCTACCTGCCCACCCACTATGCCCAGCTCTGGGTCGACCAGGGGCGCATGCGCGCGGTCCGCCCGGGCCAATACCGCTACCTGACCGAATTCCGCGTCGTCACCCGCAAGGGCGGGCGGCCCAACCTGATCCTGAAAACCTATCTCGACCTGTTGTCGAAAGGAGGCGTCCATGGCGAACCTGTGTGA
- a CDS encoding sigma-70 family RNA polymerase sigma factor, protein MTTDPFNWRTEIIRVMPPLRAFARSLAKNLAHADDLVQDTLTKAWAKRQQFEPGTNLQAWLFTILRNTFYTNVRRRRWEVEDVDDLQAAKLTVGPRQEWSLALRALERAIQRLPPEQREVLILIVGAGVTYDEAARICDCAVGTIKSRLARARARLAGLMEMESVTDLGAISPMAAAE, encoded by the coding sequence ATGACAACGGACCCATTCAACTGGCGAACGGAGATCATTCGGGTGATGCCCCCCTTGCGGGCATTTGCGCGTTCGCTGGCCAAAAATCTGGCCCATGCCGACGACCTGGTCCAGGATACGCTGACCAAGGCCTGGGCCAAACGACAGCAATTCGAGCCGGGCACCAATCTGCAGGCCTGGTTGTTCACGATTCTGCGCAACACCTTCTACACCAATGTTCGCCGCCGGCGCTGGGAGGTGGAGGATGTCGACGATCTCCAGGCGGCTAAGTTGACCGTAGGGCCGCGGCAGGAATGGAGCCTTGCCCTGCGCGCGCTGGAGCGGGCCATTCAGCGCCTGCCCCCCGAACAGCGCGAAGTGCTGATCCTGATCGTCGGCGCCGGTGTAACATATGACGAGGCCGCGCGGATCTGCGATTGCGCCGTCGGCACGATCAAGAGCCGGCTGGCCCGGGCGCGTGCCCGCCTGGCCGGCCTGATGGAAATGGAGTCGGTGACGGATCTGGGGGCGATATCGCCCATGGCCGCCGCCGAGTGA
- a CDS encoding SDR family NAD(P)-dependent oxidoreductase: MTGQSSLAGRTAFITGGSGGIGSACAGRLLRDGAAVLLMARREAELEATRATLLAAHPGARVEICAGDAGDVHDVERALAAAHALQGRLDIIVATVGGSLGLKPLLLHDIDSFRQVIDRNLTSAFIALRYGIPLMTGGGSVICISSVCASLPSTHLTPYCSAKSGLEALVRGAAKECARLGVRVNAIRPGMTRAAGVQSMFGARIMQERAHELIPLGRPGEPSEVAEAVRYLADAAWVTGQSFAVDGGSELALNRAADEADTELFGKAWPPPWSPDER, from the coding sequence ATGACCGGTCAATCATCCCTCGCGGGCCGCACGGCCTTCATCACCGGCGGCAGCGGCGGCATCGGCTCGGCTTGCGCCGGGCGCCTGCTGCGCGATGGGGCCGCCGTGCTGCTGATGGCCAGGCGCGAGGCGGAACTGGAAGCCACCCGGGCCACCCTGCTGGCTGCCCATCCCGGGGCCAGGGTCGAGATCTGCGCCGGCGATGCCGGCGACGTCCACGATGTCGAACGCGCCCTGGCCGCGGCCCATGCCCTCCAGGGCCGGCTCGACATCATCGTCGCCACGGTCGGCGGCAGCCTGGGCCTGAAACCCCTGCTGCTGCACGATATCGACAGTTTCCGCCAAGTCATCGACCGTAATCTGACCAGTGCCTTCATCGCCCTGCGTTACGGCATTCCGCTGATGACCGGCGGCGGCAGCGTCATTTGCATCTCGTCGGTCTGCGCCAGCCTGCCGTCGACGCACCTGACCCCCTATTGTTCGGCCAAGAGCGGGCTGGAAGCGCTGGTGCGGGGGGCCGCCAAGGAATGTGCGCGGCTGGGCGTGCGCGTCAATGCCATCCGCCCGGGCATGACGCGGGCGGCCGGCGTGCAATCCATGTTCGGCGCAAGGATCATGCAGGAGCGTGCTCACGAGCTGATCCCCCTGGGCCGCCCCGGCGAGCCGTCCGAGGTGGCAGAGGCGGTGCGCTATCTCGCCGATGCCGCCTGGGTGACCGGGCAGAGCTTTGCCGTCGACGGCGGCTCGGAACTGGCGCTCAACCGGGCAGCCGACGAGGCGGATACAGAACTGTTCGGCAAGGCCTGGCCCCCGCCATGGTCTCCCGACGAACGCTAG